One part of the Andrena cerasifolii isolate SP2316 chromosome 4, iyAndCera1_principal, whole genome shotgun sequence genome encodes these proteins:
- the Spas gene encoding spastin isoform X1, producing the protein MSYSDGGRPIRKFGTKSPKKLCVTKNENNDKTTTTINCNNHHHNHYHHTHRFLDNPQPSVHKRNLYIVSFPLILLFNVLRTLLYQLYMVFKYLYTSTSQLIQRRQASKQTCQLEIVVGQKSAQRLNNSLLNAGHSESEGMSQVPRRPIGPGPGDPLLAKQKHHHRRAFEFISKALKIDEDNEGQKEMAIELYKKGIGELEKGIAIECTGGRGEVWEHAQRLHDKMRTNLAMAKDRLDFLVSVCELKKMDISNEYHAPGNKVDNEHPGKNLRVRRNIHTLQTARSSLNINHTKNTNSTQTVNIGQNTCTQIPKLRPRSPKNYCAHSEASGRKLSVPGKRVGAAISKSQTLPRSMGRSPPIQSCHRVTPIKPTSTPPSVKRQLSVPGNGSPIRRPGTPTASNSNKGTPTRKVPILKGVDPKLAQVILDEILEGGKAVHWEDIAGQETAKQALQEMVILPSLRPELFTGLRTPARGLLLFGPPGNGKTLLARAVATQCNATFFSISAASLTSKYVGEGEKLVRALFAIARELQPSVIFIDEVDSLLSERRDNEHEASRRLKTEFLVEFDGLPCNPEERVLVMAATNRPQELDEAALRRFTKRVYVTLPDLRTRIMLLRRLLAKHNDPLTPEELNEMAVLTDGYSGSDLTGLAKDAALGPIRELNPDQVKELDLNSVRNITMQDFRDSLKRIRRSVSPASLAAYEKWSFEYGDVSL; encoded by the exons ATGTCTTACAGCGATGGCGGGCGTCCTATACGAAAGTTCGGCACCAAGTCGCCGAAAAAGCTTTGCGTGACTAAGAACGAGAATAACGATAAGACCACGACTACCATTAACTGCAACAACCACCACCACAATCACTATCACCACACACATCGGTTCCTCGATAACCCCCAGCCGTCGGTACACAAACGTAATCTCTATATTGTCTCTTTCCCGTTGATACTGCTCTTCAACGTTCTGAGAACCCTTCTCTATCAGTTATACATGGTATTTAAGTATTTGTATACATCTACGTCTCAGCTGATCCAACGAAGGCAAGCTTCCAAGCAGACATGCCAGTTGGAGATTGTGGTCGGTCAGAAGTCCGCGCAGAGGTTAAATAATAGTTTGCTTAACGCTGGTCACTCCGAGAGCGAGGGAATGTCGCAAGTGCCCAGAAGACCTATAGGTCCTGGCCCCGGAGACCCGCTGCTCGCGAAGCAGAAGCATCACCATCGTAGAGCTTTCGAATTCATCAGTAAGGCGCTCAAGATCGACGAAGACAATGAAG GTCAAAAGGAAATGGCAATCGAACTTTACAAGAAGGGCATCGGGGAGTTGGAGAAGGGTATAGCCATAGAATGCACCGGTGGGCGGGGAGAAGTATGGGAACACGCTCAGAGGCTCCATGATAAAATGCGCACTAATTTAGCGATGGCGAAGGACAGACTCGACTTTCTCG TGAGTGTGTGTGAGCTGAAAAAGATGGATATCTCCAATGAATATCACGCCCCTGGAAATAAGGTGGACAACGAACATCCAGGAAAGAATCTGAGGGTCCGTCGCAATATACACACACTACAAACAGCACGatcttctttaaacataaatcacACAAAGAACACAAACAGTACACAGACAGTGAACATAGGGCAGAACACATGTACCCAAATCCCCAAGTTAAGGCCACGTTCACCAAAAAACTATTGTGCCCATTCCGAAG CATCTGGAAGGAAGTTGTCTGTTCCTGGGAAAAGAGTGGGCGCAGCCATAAGCAAGAGTCAAACTCTGCCACGTAGCATGGGACGTTCACCGCCGATTCAATCTTGCCATAGAGTTACACCCATTAAACCTACGTCTACACCGCCTTCAGTGAAGAGACAGTTATCCGTACCGGGGAATGGCTCGCCCATAAGGAGGCCAGGAACACCGACCGCGTCTAATAGTAACAAGGGAACGCCTACTAGGAAGGTGCCTATTTTAAAGGGCGTGGATCCGAAGCTGGCGCAAGTTATTCTAGATGAAATTTTGGAAGGGGGGAAAGCGGTGCACTGGGAAGACATCGCTGGTCAAGAG ACGGCAAAGCAAGCGCTGCAAGAAATGGTGATCTTACCTTCGCTGAGGCCAGAATTGTTCACTGGTCTGCGAACACCTGCGAGAGGATTATTACTGTTTGGTCCACCAGGGAATGGGAAGACGCTACTTGCACGTGCTGTGGCTACTCAATGCAACGCCACGTTCTTCTCGATATCCGCTGCTAGCCTTACGTCAAAGTACGTCGGGGAAGGAGAGAAACTAGTGAGAGCTCTTTTCGCTATAGCGCGAGAGTTGCAGCCATCTGTGATTTTTATTGATGAAGTGGATTCGCTACTAAGTGAGCGTAGAGATAATGAGCACGAAGCCTCGAG GCGGTTGAAGACGGAATTTCTAGTTGAATTCGATGGGTTACCATGTAACCCGGAAGAAAGGGTCCTCGTCATGGCTGCTACAAACAGACCACAAGAGTTAGACGAGGCTGCGTTAAGGAGATTCACGAAACGAGTGTACGTTACGTTGCCAGATTTACGAACGAGGATTATGTTACTCAGACGGCTTCTAGCTAAGCACAACGACCCACTGACGCCGGAAGAATTAAACGAAATGGCTGTTCTGACCGACGGCTATTCCGGAAGCGATCTAACAGGCTTGGCCAAAGACGCAGCGCTTGGCCCTATCAGAG AGCTGAATCCAGACCAAGTAAAAGAACTGGATCTCAATTCCGTGCGCAACATTACTATGCAAGACTTTCGTGATTCGCTCAAAAGAATTCGTAGATCGGTATCACCCGCGAGCCTGGCCGCTTACGAGAAATGGAGCTTCGAATATGGCGACGTAAGTCTATGA
- the Spas gene encoding spastin isoform X4, giving the protein MSQVPRRPIGPGPGDPLLAKQKHHHRRAFEFISKALKIDEDNEGQKEMAIELYKKGIGELEKGIAIECTGGRGEVWEHAQRLHDKMRTNLAMAKDRLDFLVSVCELKKMDISNEYHAPGNKVDNEHPGKNLRVRRNIHTLQTARSSLNINHTKNTNSTQTVNIGQNTCTQIPKLRPRSPKNYCAHSEASGRKLSVPGKRVGAAISKSQTLPRSMGRSPPIQSCHRVTPIKPTSTPPSVKRQLSVPGNGSPIRRPGTPTASNSNKGTPTRKVPILKGVDPKLAQVILDEILEGGKAVHWEDIAGQETAKQALQEMVILPSLRPELFTGLRTPARGLLLFGPPGNGKTLLARAVATQCNATFFSISAASLTSKYVGEGEKLVRALFAIARELQPSVIFIDEVDSLLSERRDNEHEASRRLKTEFLVEFDGLPCNPEERVLVMAATNRPQELDEAALRRFTKRVYVTLPDLRTRIMLLRRLLAKHNDPLTPEELNEMAVLTDGYSGSDLTGLAKDAALGPIRELNPDQVKELDLNSVRNITMQDFRDSLKRIRRSVSPASLAAYEKWSFEYGDVSL; this is encoded by the exons ATGTCGCAAGTGCCCAGAAGACCTATAGGTCCTGGCCCCGGAGACCCGCTGCTCGCGAAGCAGAAGCATCACCATCGTAGAGCTTTCGAATTCATCAGTAAGGCGCTCAAGATCGACGAAGACAATGAAG GTCAAAAGGAAATGGCAATCGAACTTTACAAGAAGGGCATCGGGGAGTTGGAGAAGGGTATAGCCATAGAATGCACCGGTGGGCGGGGAGAAGTATGGGAACACGCTCAGAGGCTCCATGATAAAATGCGCACTAATTTAGCGATGGCGAAGGACAGACTCGACTTTCTCG TGAGTGTGTGTGAGCTGAAAAAGATGGATATCTCCAATGAATATCACGCCCCTGGAAATAAGGTGGACAACGAACATCCAGGAAAGAATCTGAGGGTCCGTCGCAATATACACACACTACAAACAGCACGatcttctttaaacataaatcacACAAAGAACACAAACAGTACACAGACAGTGAACATAGGGCAGAACACATGTACCCAAATCCCCAAGTTAAGGCCACGTTCACCAAAAAACTATTGTGCCCATTCCGAAG CATCTGGAAGGAAGTTGTCTGTTCCTGGGAAAAGAGTGGGCGCAGCCATAAGCAAGAGTCAAACTCTGCCACGTAGCATGGGACGTTCACCGCCGATTCAATCTTGCCATAGAGTTACACCCATTAAACCTACGTCTACACCGCCTTCAGTGAAGAGACAGTTATCCGTACCGGGGAATGGCTCGCCCATAAGGAGGCCAGGAACACCGACCGCGTCTAATAGTAACAAGGGAACGCCTACTAGGAAGGTGCCTATTTTAAAGGGCGTGGATCCGAAGCTGGCGCAAGTTATTCTAGATGAAATTTTGGAAGGGGGGAAAGCGGTGCACTGGGAAGACATCGCTGGTCAAGAG ACGGCAAAGCAAGCGCTGCAAGAAATGGTGATCTTACCTTCGCTGAGGCCAGAATTGTTCACTGGTCTGCGAACACCTGCGAGAGGATTATTACTGTTTGGTCCACCAGGGAATGGGAAGACGCTACTTGCACGTGCTGTGGCTACTCAATGCAACGCCACGTTCTTCTCGATATCCGCTGCTAGCCTTACGTCAAAGTACGTCGGGGAAGGAGAGAAACTAGTGAGAGCTCTTTTCGCTATAGCGCGAGAGTTGCAGCCATCTGTGATTTTTATTGATGAAGTGGATTCGCTACTAAGTGAGCGTAGAGATAATGAGCACGAAGCCTCGAG GCGGTTGAAGACGGAATTTCTAGTTGAATTCGATGGGTTACCATGTAACCCGGAAGAAAGGGTCCTCGTCATGGCTGCTACAAACAGACCACAAGAGTTAGACGAGGCTGCGTTAAGGAGATTCACGAAACGAGTGTACGTTACGTTGCCAGATTTACGAACGAGGATTATGTTACTCAGACGGCTTCTAGCTAAGCACAACGACCCACTGACGCCGGAAGAATTAAACGAAATGGCTGTTCTGACCGACGGCTATTCCGGAAGCGATCTAACAGGCTTGGCCAAAGACGCAGCGCTTGGCCCTATCAGAG AGCTGAATCCAGACCAAGTAAAAGAACTGGATCTCAATTCCGTGCGCAACATTACTATGCAAGACTTTCGTGATTCGCTCAAAAGAATTCGTAGATCGGTATCACCCGCGAGCCTGGCCGCTTACGAGAAATGGAGCTTCGAATATGGCGACGTAAGTCTATGA
- the Spas gene encoding spastin isoform X3 → MSYSDGGRPIRKFGTKSPKKLCVTKNENNDKTTTTINCNNHHHNHYHHTHRFLDNPQPSVHKRNLYIVSFPLILLFNVLRTLLYQLYMVFKYLYTSTSQLIQRRQASKQTCQLEIVVGQKSAQRLNNSLLNAGHSESEGMSQVPRRPIGPGPGDPLLAKQKHHHRRAFEFISKALKIDEDNEGQKEMAIELYKKGIGELEKGIAIECTGGRGEVWEHAQRLHDKMRTNLAMAKDRLDFLASGRKLSVPGKRVGAAISKSQTLPRSMGRSPPIQSCHRVTPIKPTSTPPSVKRQLSVPGNGSPIRRPGTPTASNSNKGTPTRKVPILKGVDPKLAQVILDEILEGGKAVHWEDIAGQETAKQALQEMVILPSLRPELFTGLRTPARGLLLFGPPGNGKTLLARAVATQCNATFFSISAASLTSKYVGEGEKLVRALFAIARELQPSVIFIDEVDSLLSERRDNEHEASRRLKTEFLVEFDGLPCNPEERVLVMAATNRPQELDEAALRRFTKRVYVTLPDLRTRIMLLRRLLAKHNDPLTPEELNEMAVLTDGYSGSDLTGLAKDAALGPIRELNPDQVKELDLNSVRNITMQDFRDSLKRIRRSVSPASLAAYEKWSFEYGDVSL, encoded by the exons ATGTCTTACAGCGATGGCGGGCGTCCTATACGAAAGTTCGGCACCAAGTCGCCGAAAAAGCTTTGCGTGACTAAGAACGAGAATAACGATAAGACCACGACTACCATTAACTGCAACAACCACCACCACAATCACTATCACCACACACATCGGTTCCTCGATAACCCCCAGCCGTCGGTACACAAACGTAATCTCTATATTGTCTCTTTCCCGTTGATACTGCTCTTCAACGTTCTGAGAACCCTTCTCTATCAGTTATACATGGTATTTAAGTATTTGTATACATCTACGTCTCAGCTGATCCAACGAAGGCAAGCTTCCAAGCAGACATGCCAGTTGGAGATTGTGGTCGGTCAGAAGTCCGCGCAGAGGTTAAATAATAGTTTGCTTAACGCTGGTCACTCCGAGAGCGAGGGAATGTCGCAAGTGCCCAGAAGACCTATAGGTCCTGGCCCCGGAGACCCGCTGCTCGCGAAGCAGAAGCATCACCATCGTAGAGCTTTCGAATTCATCAGTAAGGCGCTCAAGATCGACGAAGACAATGAAG GTCAAAAGGAAATGGCAATCGAACTTTACAAGAAGGGCATCGGGGAGTTGGAGAAGGGTATAGCCATAGAATGCACCGGTGGGCGGGGAGAAGTATGGGAACACGCTCAGAGGCTCCATGATAAAATGCGCACTAATTTAGCGATGGCGAAGGACAGACTCGACTTTCTCG CATCTGGAAGGAAGTTGTCTGTTCCTGGGAAAAGAGTGGGCGCAGCCATAAGCAAGAGTCAAACTCTGCCACGTAGCATGGGACGTTCACCGCCGATTCAATCTTGCCATAGAGTTACACCCATTAAACCTACGTCTACACCGCCTTCAGTGAAGAGACAGTTATCCGTACCGGGGAATGGCTCGCCCATAAGGAGGCCAGGAACACCGACCGCGTCTAATAGTAACAAGGGAACGCCTACTAGGAAGGTGCCTATTTTAAAGGGCGTGGATCCGAAGCTGGCGCAAGTTATTCTAGATGAAATTTTGGAAGGGGGGAAAGCGGTGCACTGGGAAGACATCGCTGGTCAAGAG ACGGCAAAGCAAGCGCTGCAAGAAATGGTGATCTTACCTTCGCTGAGGCCAGAATTGTTCACTGGTCTGCGAACACCTGCGAGAGGATTATTACTGTTTGGTCCACCAGGGAATGGGAAGACGCTACTTGCACGTGCTGTGGCTACTCAATGCAACGCCACGTTCTTCTCGATATCCGCTGCTAGCCTTACGTCAAAGTACGTCGGGGAAGGAGAGAAACTAGTGAGAGCTCTTTTCGCTATAGCGCGAGAGTTGCAGCCATCTGTGATTTTTATTGATGAAGTGGATTCGCTACTAAGTGAGCGTAGAGATAATGAGCACGAAGCCTCGAG GCGGTTGAAGACGGAATTTCTAGTTGAATTCGATGGGTTACCATGTAACCCGGAAGAAAGGGTCCTCGTCATGGCTGCTACAAACAGACCACAAGAGTTAGACGAGGCTGCGTTAAGGAGATTCACGAAACGAGTGTACGTTACGTTGCCAGATTTACGAACGAGGATTATGTTACTCAGACGGCTTCTAGCTAAGCACAACGACCCACTGACGCCGGAAGAATTAAACGAAATGGCTGTTCTGACCGACGGCTATTCCGGAAGCGATCTAACAGGCTTGGCCAAAGACGCAGCGCTTGGCCCTATCAGAG AGCTGAATCCAGACCAAGTAAAAGAACTGGATCTCAATTCCGTGCGCAACATTACTATGCAAGACTTTCGTGATTCGCTCAAAAGAATTCGTAGATCGGTATCACCCGCGAGCCTGGCCGCTTACGAGAAATGGAGCTTCGAATATGGCGACGTAAGTCTATGA
- the Spas gene encoding spastin isoform X2 — translation MSYSDGGRPIRKFGTKSPKKLCVTKNENNDKTTTTINCNNHHHNHYHHTHRFLDNPQPSLIQRRQASKQTCQLEIVVGQKSAQRLNNSLLNAGHSESEGMSQVPRRPIGPGPGDPLLAKQKHHHRRAFEFISKALKIDEDNEGQKEMAIELYKKGIGELEKGIAIECTGGRGEVWEHAQRLHDKMRTNLAMAKDRLDFLVSVCELKKMDISNEYHAPGNKVDNEHPGKNLRVRRNIHTLQTARSSLNINHTKNTNSTQTVNIGQNTCTQIPKLRPRSPKNYCAHSEASGRKLSVPGKRVGAAISKSQTLPRSMGRSPPIQSCHRVTPIKPTSTPPSVKRQLSVPGNGSPIRRPGTPTASNSNKGTPTRKVPILKGVDPKLAQVILDEILEGGKAVHWEDIAGQETAKQALQEMVILPSLRPELFTGLRTPARGLLLFGPPGNGKTLLARAVATQCNATFFSISAASLTSKYVGEGEKLVRALFAIARELQPSVIFIDEVDSLLSERRDNEHEASRRLKTEFLVEFDGLPCNPEERVLVMAATNRPQELDEAALRRFTKRVYVTLPDLRTRIMLLRRLLAKHNDPLTPEELNEMAVLTDGYSGSDLTGLAKDAALGPIRELNPDQVKELDLNSVRNITMQDFRDSLKRIRRSVSPASLAAYEKWSFEYGDVSL, via the exons ATGTCTTACAGCGATGGCGGGCGTCCTATACGAAAGTTCGGCACCAAGTCGCCGAAAAAGCTTTGCGTGACTAAGAACGAGAATAACGATAAGACCACGACTACCATTAACTGCAACAACCACCACCACAATCACTATCACCACACACATCGGTTCCTCGATAACCCCCAGCCGTCG CTGATCCAACGAAGGCAAGCTTCCAAGCAGACATGCCAGTTGGAGATTGTGGTCGGTCAGAAGTCCGCGCAGAGGTTAAATAATAGTTTGCTTAACGCTGGTCACTCCGAGAGCGAGGGAATGTCGCAAGTGCCCAGAAGACCTATAGGTCCTGGCCCCGGAGACCCGCTGCTCGCGAAGCAGAAGCATCACCATCGTAGAGCTTTCGAATTCATCAGTAAGGCGCTCAAGATCGACGAAGACAATGAAG GTCAAAAGGAAATGGCAATCGAACTTTACAAGAAGGGCATCGGGGAGTTGGAGAAGGGTATAGCCATAGAATGCACCGGTGGGCGGGGAGAAGTATGGGAACACGCTCAGAGGCTCCATGATAAAATGCGCACTAATTTAGCGATGGCGAAGGACAGACTCGACTTTCTCG TGAGTGTGTGTGAGCTGAAAAAGATGGATATCTCCAATGAATATCACGCCCCTGGAAATAAGGTGGACAACGAACATCCAGGAAAGAATCTGAGGGTCCGTCGCAATATACACACACTACAAACAGCACGatcttctttaaacataaatcacACAAAGAACACAAACAGTACACAGACAGTGAACATAGGGCAGAACACATGTACCCAAATCCCCAAGTTAAGGCCACGTTCACCAAAAAACTATTGTGCCCATTCCGAAG CATCTGGAAGGAAGTTGTCTGTTCCTGGGAAAAGAGTGGGCGCAGCCATAAGCAAGAGTCAAACTCTGCCACGTAGCATGGGACGTTCACCGCCGATTCAATCTTGCCATAGAGTTACACCCATTAAACCTACGTCTACACCGCCTTCAGTGAAGAGACAGTTATCCGTACCGGGGAATGGCTCGCCCATAAGGAGGCCAGGAACACCGACCGCGTCTAATAGTAACAAGGGAACGCCTACTAGGAAGGTGCCTATTTTAAAGGGCGTGGATCCGAAGCTGGCGCAAGTTATTCTAGATGAAATTTTGGAAGGGGGGAAAGCGGTGCACTGGGAAGACATCGCTGGTCAAGAG ACGGCAAAGCAAGCGCTGCAAGAAATGGTGATCTTACCTTCGCTGAGGCCAGAATTGTTCACTGGTCTGCGAACACCTGCGAGAGGATTATTACTGTTTGGTCCACCAGGGAATGGGAAGACGCTACTTGCACGTGCTGTGGCTACTCAATGCAACGCCACGTTCTTCTCGATATCCGCTGCTAGCCTTACGTCAAAGTACGTCGGGGAAGGAGAGAAACTAGTGAGAGCTCTTTTCGCTATAGCGCGAGAGTTGCAGCCATCTGTGATTTTTATTGATGAAGTGGATTCGCTACTAAGTGAGCGTAGAGATAATGAGCACGAAGCCTCGAG GCGGTTGAAGACGGAATTTCTAGTTGAATTCGATGGGTTACCATGTAACCCGGAAGAAAGGGTCCTCGTCATGGCTGCTACAAACAGACCACAAGAGTTAGACGAGGCTGCGTTAAGGAGATTCACGAAACGAGTGTACGTTACGTTGCCAGATTTACGAACGAGGATTATGTTACTCAGACGGCTTCTAGCTAAGCACAACGACCCACTGACGCCGGAAGAATTAAACGAAATGGCTGTTCTGACCGACGGCTATTCCGGAAGCGATCTAACAGGCTTGGCCAAAGACGCAGCGCTTGGCCCTATCAGAG AGCTGAATCCAGACCAAGTAAAAGAACTGGATCTCAATTCCGTGCGCAACATTACTATGCAAGACTTTCGTGATTCGCTCAAAAGAATTCGTAGATCGGTATCACCCGCGAGCCTGGCCGCTTACGAGAAATGGAGCTTCGAATATGGCGACGTAAGTCTATGA